From a region of the Nonlabens sp. Hel1_33_55 genome:
- a CDS encoding DUF5916 domain-containing protein: MRDFPVHKRTFFVVIACIFFAFAKAQTSTNQTDIKRKVYQATRVTSQPVIDGKPFEPFWESIPPGGDFIMIEPTSGLAERETHKTEFKIAYDNDALYVAGYMYDNEPNRILRQFSQRDEISAQADLFGFFLNTYNNQINQTRFYATSANSLGDSVAENGSEDFSFNVVFKSETTIDGNGWYVEMRIPYRTLRFNEAEEQDWSFQIFRRIKHLNEDYSFNYIDRTTGSSSQYDAILNGVENINPPLRLNLYPFAASSYDVFDGEKLFNISAGMDIKYGINEAFTLDATLIPDFGQVAFDQVSLNLGPFEQTFSENRAFFSEGTDLFNKGGLFFSRRIGQTPSGSGDVDLFENEDIVDNPSNAKLLNAVKVTGRNRNGLGIGFLNAFTEKTEATIQGFEINAANDTIVTRRTAVTEPITNYNVFVLDQQYGSNSSVSFTNASTLRSGSFTDANVSAFVIDHNDKDLKNNYSAELKMSNRFLTDDTKTGTAVELDWRSTSGNWQPRVSYDLISDNWDPNDLGRNFRTNFHQLFGEMQYEQFVPKGIFNSYRFSLGASHRRSLDPDFHIQSSASLNARFFTRERNAFGFDTSVGSRNLNRFESRIAGLNVRYSANQSFGGFISTDYRKKFAIDIRGGYFYLFDDPEKGYNFNISPRYRFSDKFLLVYRFDWSKNDLRNSFVTTTDNGTTSILSRRDTHSVENSVSGTYNFNNKQALSLAFRNNWSRAAFSREFAELQEDGRTADSNYELDEDSNPDANFNVWNLDLSYRWRFAPGSEARLLYRNSIFNFDNQGDISFQNSLDELFMQPVRHNLSLRITYFIDVNEAKNWFSST; encoded by the coding sequence GTTTATCAAGCTACAAGAGTCACCTCACAGCCTGTCATTGATGGGAAGCCTTTTGAACCCTTCTGGGAATCCATACCTCCAGGTGGCGATTTTATCATGATAGAACCTACCAGCGGTCTTGCAGAACGGGAAACTCATAAAACCGAATTCAAAATTGCCTACGATAACGATGCACTTTATGTTGCTGGTTATATGTATGATAATGAGCCCAATAGGATTCTAAGGCAATTTTCGCAACGAGATGAGATTTCGGCCCAGGCAGATCTTTTCGGCTTCTTCTTAAATACATATAACAATCAAATTAACCAAACGAGATTTTATGCTACGAGCGCTAACTCCCTAGGCGATTCTGTAGCAGAAAATGGTAGCGAAGATTTTAGCTTCAACGTGGTTTTTAAATCAGAAACAACCATCGATGGAAATGGTTGGTACGTAGAAATGCGCATACCTTATAGAACCCTAAGATTCAACGAGGCCGAAGAGCAAGACTGGAGTTTTCAAATCTTCCGTAGGATCAAGCACTTGAATGAGGATTATTCCTTTAACTATATTGATAGAACCACTGGATCTTCCTCACAATACGATGCTATTCTTAATGGAGTGGAAAACATCAATCCGCCGCTGCGTTTGAATTTATATCCCTTTGCAGCCTCCAGTTATGATGTTTTTGATGGAGAGAAGTTATTCAATATAAGTGCAGGTATGGACATCAAATATGGGATAAATGAAGCGTTCACACTGGATGCAACGTTGATACCAGATTTTGGGCAGGTAGCTTTTGATCAAGTATCTCTTAATCTTGGCCCATTTGAGCAAACCTTTAGCGAGAATAGAGCCTTCTTTTCAGAAGGAACCGACCTTTTCAATAAAGGTGGTTTGTTTTTCTCGAGACGTATAGGTCAGACGCCATCTGGATCTGGTGATGTTGATTTATTTGAAAATGAGGACATAGTTGATAATCCCAGCAATGCTAAACTTTTGAATGCTGTAAAAGTAACTGGTCGCAATCGCAATGGTCTGGGAATAGGTTTTTTAAATGCATTTACAGAAAAGACTGAGGCTACTATCCAAGGATTTGAAATCAATGCTGCAAATGATACCATCGTAACGAGACGTACTGCCGTTACAGAACCTATCACAAATTATAATGTATTCGTTTTAGACCAACAGTATGGCAGTAACTCGTCGGTTTCATTTACAAATGCTAGCACATTAAGAAGCGGCAGTTTTACAGATGCTAATGTTAGCGCCTTTGTAATTGACCACAATGACAAAGACCTCAAGAATAATTACAGTGCAGAGCTCAAAATGAGTAATCGCTTCCTCACTGATGACACTAAAACCGGTACAGCTGTAGAGCTTGACTGGCGCAGTACGAGTGGTAACTGGCAGCCAAGAGTTTCATACGATCTAATTAGTGATAATTGGGATCCTAATGACTTGGGAAGAAACTTCAGGACTAATTTTCATCAGCTTTTTGGAGAAATGCAATATGAGCAATTTGTGCCCAAAGGTATTTTCAATAGTTACCGTTTCTCTCTGGGAGCAAGTCATAGAAGATCATTGGATCCAGATTTTCATATCCAGAGCTCTGCGAGCTTAAACGCTAGATTTTTCACTAGAGAACGAAATGCATTTGGGTTTGACACCTCAGTAGGTAGTCGCAACCTGAATAGGTTTGAATCTAGAATTGCAGGCTTAAATGTGCGATATTCAGCAAATCAATCTTTCGGCGGATTCATATCTACAGATTATCGTAAGAAATTTGCTATAGATATACGAGGTGGCTATTTCTATTTATTTGACGACCCAGAAAAAGGTTATAATTTCAACATATCACCTAGATACAGGTTTAGCGATAAGTTTTTGCTGGTTTATAGATTTGACTGGAGTAAAAATGATTTGCGCAATAGCTTTGTAACTACCACAGATAATGGAACTACATCTATACTAAGTCGCCGCGATACTCACAGCGTTGAGAATTCGGTTTCTGGGACCTATAATTTCAATAACAAACAAGCTTTGAGTCTAGCTTTTAGAAATAACTGGAGTCGAGCAGCATTTAGTCGCGAGTTTGCAGAATTGCAAGAGGACGGTCGCACAGCAGACAGCAATTATGAATTAGATGAGGATTCAAATCCAGATGCCAATTTCAATGTATGGAATCTAGACTTGTCTTACAGATGGAGGTTTGCACCTGGTAGTGAAGCAAGATTGTTATATCGCAATAGCATTTTTAATTTTGATAATCAAGGTGATATTAGTTTCCAGAATAGCCTTGATGAGTTATTCATGCAGCCTGTTAGACATAATCTAAGCCTACGCATCACCTACTTCATTGATGTGAACGAGGCTAAAAATTGGTTTTCTTCCACATAA